The Paracoccus sp. MC1862 genome includes a window with the following:
- a CDS encoding ABC transporter permease yields the protein MDYATVLQILDSAVRLMTPLLLACLAGLYSERAGVFDIGLEGKMLMAAFSAAATAAITGSVWLGLLAGVLAAVGMSLIHGLAAITFRGNQLISGVAINFLASGLTVLLGQSWFGLGGRTPSLEGAARFGSITLPGAEALRGIPVLGPFYAEVVSGHTALVYVAALLVPGTWWLLYRTRFGLRLRAVGENPASVDTAGVSVPRLRWAAVAICGVLTGLAGAYLATGLSAGFVKEMTAGRGYIALAALIFANWLPWRALGATFLFGLMEAVANRYPEIDLGPVTIPSMVMSALPYLLTVIILAGFIGRATPPRAGGEPYVKER from the coding sequence ATGGATTACGCGACGGTCCTGCAGATCCTCGACAGCGCGGTCAGGCTGATGACGCCGCTGCTGCTGGCCTGCCTCGCCGGGCTTTATTCCGAACGCGCGGGCGTCTTCGACATCGGGCTGGAAGGCAAGATGCTGATGGCGGCCTTCTCGGCGGCGGCCACGGCGGCGATCACGGGCAGCGTCTGGCTGGGGCTGTTGGCGGGGGTTCTGGCGGCCGTGGGGATGTCGCTGATCCACGGACTGGCGGCGATCACCTTTCGTGGCAACCAGTTGATCTCGGGGGTAGCGATCAACTTCCTCGCCTCCGGCCTGACGGTGCTGCTGGGGCAAAGCTGGTTCGGCTTGGGCGGCCGCACGCCCTCGCTGGAGGGCGCGGCGCGTTTCGGCAGCATCACCCTGCCGGGGGCCGAGGCGCTGCGGGGCATCCCCGTCCTCGGCCCCTTCTACGCCGAGGTCGTGTCGGGCCACACGGCGCTGGTCTATGTCGCGGCGCTGCTCGTGCCGGGGACCTGGTGGCTGCTTTACCGTACCCGCTTCGGGCTGCGGCTGCGGGCGGTGGGGGAAAACCCGGCCTCGGTCGATACGGCGGGCGTGTCGGTGCCGCGCCTGCGCTGGGCGGCGGTGGCGATCTGCGGGGTGCTGACGGGGCTGGCGGGGGCTTACCTCGCCACCGGCCTCTCGGCGGGCTTCGTCAAGGAGATGACGGCGGGCCGCGGCTATATCGCGCTGGCCGCGCTGATCTTCGCCAACTGGCTGCCTTGGCGGGCGCTGGGGGCAACCTTCCTCTTCGGGCTGATGGAGGCGGTCGCCAACCGCTATCCCGAGATCGACCTCGGCCCCGTCACCATTCCCTCGATGGTCATGAGCGCCCTGCCCTACCTGCTGACCGTCATCATCCTCGCGGGCTTCATCGGCCGCGCCACGCCGCCCCGCGCGGGGGGCGAGCCTTACGTCAAGGAACGCTAG
- the gyrB gene encoding DNA topoisomerase (ATP-hydrolyzing) subunit B yields the protein MSAATAQPIEYGADSIKVLKGLEAVRKRPGMYIGDTDDGSGLHHMVTEVVDNGIDEVLAGHADYVRVTIHADSSVSVRDNGRGIPVDMHPTEGVSAAEVIMTQLHAGGKFDSNSYKVSGGLHGVGVSVVNALSDWLELRIWRGGKEHFVRFENGDTVEHLRVVGDAAPGEKGTEVRFLASCKENAQGGTFSNLDYQFKTLETRLRELAFLNSGVRILLEDERPAEPLRTELFYEGGVREFVKYLDRSKTPVMPEPIFIVGERNGIGVEIAMWWNDSYHETVLPFTNNIPQRDGGSHLAGFRGALTRVIGKYAQDSGIAKKEKVDFTGDDAREGLTCVLSVKVPDPKFSSQTKDKLVSSEVRPAVENLVNEKLAEWFEEHPAEARQIVGKIVEAALAREAARKARELTRRKTAMDVASLPGKLADCQEKDPSLAELFIVEGDSAGGSAKQGRSRQNQAVLPLRGKILNVERARFDRMLSSDMIGTLITALGTGIGRDEFNLKKLRYHKIVIMTDADVDGAHIRTLLLTFFFRQMPELIEAGHLYIAQPPLYKVARGRSEVYLKDQAALEDYLIQQGIEGTALRLGSGEEITGADLARVVEEARLARRVIATYPTHYPHHITEQAAIAGAMVPGAIDSDAAGVGGAVAARLDAIAEEYERGWSARPTQDGGIRLSRLLRGVEESRLLDGPMLRSAESRRLGTLTDALREVYGDRATLVRKDRSIPIHGPLSLLDAIFAEGEKGLTLQRYKGLGEMNPEQLWETTLDPVARTLLQVRVEDVAEADDIFTKLMGDVVEPRRDFIQANALSVENLDT from the coding sequence ATGAGCGCAGCCACCGCGCAGCCGATCGAATACGGCGCCGATTCCATCAAGGTTCTGAAGGGTCTGGAAGCCGTCCGCAAGCGGCCCGGCATGTATATCGGCGATACCGATGACGGCTCGGGCCTCCATCACATGGTCACCGAGGTCGTGGACAACGGCATCGACGAGGTGCTGGCGGGCCACGCCGACTATGTCCGCGTCACCATCCACGCCGACAGCAGCGTCAGCGTCCGCGACAACGGCCGCGGCATCCCCGTGGACATGCACCCGACCGAGGGCGTCAGCGCCGCCGAGGTCATCATGACCCAGCTTCACGCAGGCGGTAAGTTCGACAGCAACAGCTACAAGGTCTCGGGCGGGCTGCATGGCGTCGGCGTTTCGGTCGTCAACGCCCTGTCGGACTGGCTGGAACTGCGCATCTGGCGGGGCGGGAAAGAGCATTTCGTCCGCTTCGAGAACGGCGACACGGTGGAACACCTGCGCGTCGTGGGCGACGCCGCGCCGGGCGAAAAGGGGACCGAGGTGCGGTTTCTCGCCAGTTGCAAGGAGAACGCGCAGGGCGGAACCTTTTCGAACCTCGACTACCAGTTCAAGACGCTGGAAACGCGGCTGCGGGAACTGGCTTTCCTGAACTCGGGCGTCCGCATCCTGCTGGAAGACGAACGCCCCGCCGAACCGCTGCGGACCGAGTTGTTCTACGAGGGCGGGGTCCGCGAGTTCGTCAAATACCTCGACCGCTCGAAGACCCCGGTCATGCCCGAGCCGATCTTCATCGTGGGCGAACGCAACGGCATCGGCGTCGAGATCGCCATGTGGTGGAACGACAGCTATCACGAAACCGTGCTGCCCTTCACCAACAACATCCCCCAGCGCGACGGCGGCAGCCATCTTGCGGGCTTCCGGGGCGCGCTGACGCGGGTGATCGGGAAATACGCCCAGGACAGCGGCATCGCCAAAAAGGAAAAGGTCGATTTCACCGGCGACGACGCGCGCGAGGGACTGACCTGCGTGCTGTCGGTCAAGGTGCCGGACCCCAAGTTCTCCAGCCAGACCAAGGACAAGCTGGTGTCCTCGGAAGTGCGACCTGCGGTCGAGAACCTGGTGAACGAGAAGCTGGCCGAATGGTTCGAGGAGCATCCCGCCGAGGCTCGCCAGATCGTCGGCAAGATCGTCGAGGCCGCCCTGGCCCGCGAAGCTGCCCGCAAGGCCCGCGAACTCACCCGTCGCAAGACCGCTATGGACGTGGCGAGCCTGCCCGGCAAGCTGGCCGACTGTCAGGAAAAAGACCCCTCGCTGGCGGAACTGTTCATTGTCGAGGGTGACTCGGCCGGCGGGTCGGCCAAGCAGGGGCGTTCCCGCCAGAACCAGGCGGTGCTGCCGCTGCGGGGCAAGATCCTGAACGTGGAACGTGCCCGCTTCGACCGCATGCTGTCCTCGGACATGATCGGCACGCTGATCACGGCGCTGGGGACCGGCATCGGGCGGGACGAGTTCAACCTGAAGAAGCTGCGCTACCACAAGATCGTCATCATGACCGACGCCGACGTGGACGGCGCGCATATCCGCACGCTGCTGCTGACCTTCTTCTTCCGGCAGATGCCGGAACTGATCGAAGCAGGCCATCTCTATATCGCCCAGCCCCCGCTTTACAAAGTCGCGCGGGGCCGGTCCGAGGTCTATCTCAAGGACCAGGCCGCGCTCGAGGATTACCTGATCCAGCAGGGGATCGAGGGCACTGCCCTGCGGCTCGGTTCCGGCGAGGAGATCACCGGCGCCGACCTCGCCCGCGTGGTCGAGGAGGCGCGGCTTGCCCGCCGCGTCATCGCCACCTATCCGACCCATTATCCGCATCACATCACCGAACAGGCGGCCATTGCAGGCGCGATGGTTCCCGGCGCCATCGACAGCGATGCGGCAGGCGTCGGCGGGGCCGTGGCGGCCCGGCTGGACGCCATCGCCGAGGAATATGAACGCGGCTGGTCCGCGCGCCCCACGCAGGACGGCGGCATCCGCCTGTCGCGCCTGCTGCGCGGGGTCGAGGAGTCGCGGCTGCTCGACGGCCCGATGCTGCGCTCGGCCGAAAGCCGGCGGCTGGGCACCCTGACCGACGCCCTGCGCGAAGTTTACGGCGACCGGGCGACGCTGGTCCGCAAGGACCGCAGCATCCCGATCCACGGGCCGTTGTCGCTGCTGGACGCGATCTTCGCGGAAGGCGAGAAGGGCCTGACCCTTCAGCGCTACAAGGGACTGGGCGAGATGAACCCCGAGCAGTTGTGGGAAACCACGCTGGACCCGGTGGCCCGCACCCTGCTGCAGGTCCGGGTCGAGGACGTGGCCGAGGCCGACGACATCTTTACCAAGCTGATGGGCGACGTGGTTGAACCGCGCCGGGACTTCATCCAGGCCAATGCGCTGAGCGTCGAAAACCTTGATACGTGA
- a CDS encoding outer membrane protein, whose translation MRINLVVASAAVLFSVPSAYAGGYIAPVVDVEPAPVVVAPAASDWQGGYAGITLGYAFGGDDRVGAYTADDRFIANLGDAEISGANGGLHVGYRWQRNRWVIGPELSYTFSNISDDFGYDIPGLGSGTFKSEVDDLWALKLKTGYLARPDTLVYGIAGYQEGNFTLSAGGSDVEYDADGYVVGLGVERLINDRLSVTGEWEYSDFGTTDVEILGANTSASSSFHNVKVGLNFRF comes from the coding sequence TTGCGCATCAACCTCGTCGTGGCCTCTGCCGCTGTCCTGTTCTCGGTCCCCTCCGCTTACGCCGGCGGCTATATCGCCCCCGTCGTCGATGTCGAACCCGCACCGGTCGTCGTCGCACCGGCCGCGTCCGACTGGCAGGGCGGCTATGCCGGCATCACGCTGGGCTATGCGTTCGGGGGGGATGACAGGGTTGGCGCATATACTGCCGACGACCGGTTCATCGCCAACCTGGGGGATGCGGAAATTTCGGGGGCCAACGGGGGGCTGCACGTCGGGTATCGCTGGCAGCGCAATCGGTGGGTGATCGGACCGGAACTCTCTTACACCTTCAGCAACATCTCGGATGACTTCGGCTATGATATTCCCGGTCTGGGAAGCGGAACGTTCAAATCCGAAGTGGACGATCTTTGGGCACTCAAGCTGAAGACCGGCTATCTGGCGCGGCCGGATACCCTGGTTTACGGCATCGCCGGCTATCAGGAGGGTAACTTCACCTTGTCGGCCGGCGGAAGCGACGTCGAATATGACGCGGATGGGTATGTCGTCGGCCTCGGTGTCGAGCGGCTCATCAATGATCGCCTCTCCGTCACGGGTGAATGGGAGTACAGCGATTTCGGCACGACCGACGTCGAAATTCTGGGGGCGAACACTTCCGCCTCGTCCAGCTTCCACAACGTCAAGGTCGGCCTGAACTTCCGCTTCTGA
- the pdeM gene encoding ligase-associated DNA damage response endonuclease PdeM, translated as MTGFAFTWHGLQLEARCSGALWWPEERWLVVADLHLGKSERMARRGGALLPPYEGIETLRRLEAEAEALDPAVIVSLGDGFDDDAAAEGLDPAVEKAVAALGQGRRLLWIAGNHDPKTGAETLKMGRATLRHEPEGDGPDISGHFHPVVRLAGARRRALLVGPSHMILPAFGAYTGGLDAGSQAITRWVPHGFAVACLHKALPVPLRAA; from the coding sequence ATGACCGGCTTTGCCTTCACTTGGCACGGGCTTCAGCTTGAGGCGCGCTGCTCGGGCGCGCTGTGGTGGCCCGAGGAGCGCTGGCTGGTTGTGGCCGACCTGCATCTCGGCAAGTCCGAGCGCATGGCCCGGCGCGGCGGCGCGCTGCTGCCGCCCTATGAGGGGATCGAGACCCTGCGCCGCCTTGAGGCAGAGGCCGAGGCGCTGGACCCGGCAGTGATCGTCAGCCTCGGCGATGGCTTCGATGACGACGCGGCCGCAGAGGGGCTGGATCCCGCTGTGGAAAAGGCCGTCGCCGCGCTGGGGCAGGGGCGGCGCTTGCTGTGGATCGCGGGAAACCACGACCCGAAAACCGGTGCCGAGACGCTGAAGATGGGCCGGGCCACCCTGCGGCACGAGCCGGAAGGGGACGGCCCCGACATCAGCGGCCATTTCCACCCGGTCGTGCGGCTGGCGGGGGCGCGGCGGCGGGCGCTGCTGGTCGGGCCGTCGCACATGATCCTGCCGGCCTTCGGGGCCTATACCGGAGGGCTGGATGCGGGCTCGCAGGCGATCACCCGCTGGGTGCCGCATGGGTTCGCGGTCGCTTGCCTGCACAAGGCCCTGCCGGTGCCCCTGCGGGCCGCATGA
- a CDS encoding ligase-associated DNA damage response DEXH box helicase: MSLPPAFADWFARQGWTPHPHQLALLEATGDSLLIAPTGGGKTLAGFLPSLVELAGGWRGLHTLYVSPLKALTADIGRNLARPVADLNLPIRVEDRTGDTKASARQRQRTDPPQILLTTPESLALMLSYLEAPKIFGSLRRVVLDELHALAESKRGDQLMLGLARLRSLSPGLIATGLSATVEDPQALAGFMGGAQVVHADPGPDPDIAMLPTSRPPPWAGAGGRYAVSDVLKAVAEARTTIIFINTRAQAELFFQALWAENDQNLPIGLHHGSLAREARARVEAAMAAGELRAVVATGSLDLGIDWGDVDLVIQVGAPKNVKRLVQRIGRANHRYNAPSRARMVPANRFEVIECIAALEAVRERDLDGDARGPGPLDVLCQHILLTACAGPFDADALYAEVRSAGPYRDLSRADFDDCLNFAATGGYALRAYDRWQRLMQRGNLWGLRDPRAARDLRMNVGTIVEAEMTKVRWKRGGGLLGEVEESFAASLVPGDSFLTGGKIVRYEALRELVVEVSPSPRKEPKIAVFTGVRMPMSAELSHRVLSLIGDPSRWEVLPRPTRDWLSLQAQVSAVPRPGTLLAETFPHMGRWHIAVYGFAGHNAMQTLGLLLTRAMEESGLGPLGFSSTDYALLIWSLDPVRDLAPLLDRDKLRAGLGDWLAGNAVMKRTFKNVAIISGLIQRNMPGGRRSGKQATFSTDILYDTLRRHDPDHLLLRITAAEAGRGLVDFGRIEEMLDRSPVLDHRQLDRVSPLAAPLMLEMGRVRIEGQGRMRLAEQEAEALMQAAGLQFTDDPAGFDTPAEPPHRSRRAR; the protein is encoded by the coding sequence ATGAGCCTTCCCCCCGCCTTCGCCGACTGGTTCGCGCGGCAGGGCTGGACTCCGCATCCGCACCAGCTTGCGCTGCTGGAGGCCACGGGCGACAGCCTGCTGATCGCGCCCACGGGGGGCGGCAAGACGCTGGCCGGGTTCCTGCCCTCGCTGGTGGAACTGGCCGGGGGGTGGAGGGGGCTGCACACACTCTATGTCTCGCCGCTGAAGGCGCTGACGGCGGACATCGGGCGCAACCTCGCGCGCCCTGTCGCGGACCTGAACCTGCCCATCCGGGTCGAGGATCGCACCGGCGACACCAAGGCCAGCGCCCGCCAGCGCCAGCGCACCGACCCGCCGCAGATCCTGCTGACGACGCCCGAAAGCCTCGCGCTGATGCTGAGCTACCTCGAGGCGCCGAAGATCTTCGGCAGCCTCCGCCGCGTGGTGCTGGATGAATTGCACGCGCTGGCGGAATCCAAGCGCGGCGACCAGTTGATGCTGGGACTCGCGCGGCTGCGCAGCCTTTCGCCCGGCCTGATCGCCACCGGCCTGTCGGCGACGGTTGAGGACCCGCAGGCGCTGGCCGGGTTCATGGGCGGGGCGCAGGTCGTCCATGCCGATCCCGGCCCCGACCCGGACATCGCCATGCTGCCGACCAGCCGCCCGCCGCCCTGGGCCGGGGCAGGGGGGCGCTATGCCGTCAGCGACGTGCTGAAGGCCGTGGCCGAGGCCCGCACGACGATCATCTTCATCAACACCCGCGCCCAGGCCGAGCTGTTCTTCCAGGCGCTCTGGGCCGAGAACGACCAGAACCTCCCCATCGGTCTGCACCACGGCAGCCTTGCGCGCGAGGCGCGCGCGCGGGTCGAGGCCGCGATGGCCGCGGGCGAGTTGCGGGCAGTTGTGGCGACGGGCAGCCTTGATCTCGGGATCGACTGGGGCGACGTCGATCTGGTGATCCAGGTGGGCGCGCCCAAGAACGTCAAGCGGCTGGTCCAGCGGATCGGACGGGCGAACCACCGCTACAACGCGCCGTCCCGCGCCCGCATGGTCCCCGCCAACCGATTCGAGGTGATCGAGTGCATCGCCGCGCTGGAAGCCGTGCGCGAACGCGACCTTGATGGCGACGCGAGGGGGCCGGGGCCGCTTGACGTCCTCTGCCAGCATATCCTGCTGACCGCCTGCGCGGGGCCTTTCGACGCCGATGCGCTGTATGCCGAGGTCCGCTCCGCCGGTCCCTACCGTGACCTGTCCCGCGCCGATTTCGACGATTGCCTGAACTTCGCGGCGACGGGAGGCTATGCGCTCCGCGCCTATGACCGCTGGCAGCGGCTGATGCAGCGGGGCAACCTGTGGGGCCTGCGCGACCCCCGTGCCGCCCGCGACCTGCGGATGAACGTCGGCACCATCGTGGAAGCCGAGATGACCAAGGTCCGCTGGAAGCGCGGCGGCGGGCTGCTGGGCGAGGTCGAGGAATCCTTCGCCGCCAGCCTCGTCCCCGGCGACAGCTTCCTGACCGGCGGCAAGATCGTCCGCTACGAAGCCCTGCGCGAGTTGGTGGTCGAGGTCAGCCCCAGCCCCCGCAAGGAACCCAAGATCGCCGTCTTCACCGGCGTCAGGATGCCCATGTCGGCGGAACTGAGCCACCGCGTCCTGTCCCTGATCGGCGATCCTTCCCGCTGGGAGGTTCTGCCCCGACCCACCCGCGACTGGCTGTCCCTGCAGGCCCAGGTTTCGGCCGTGCCCCGCCCCGGCACGCTGCTGGCCGAGACCTTTCCGCACATGGGCCGCTGGCACATCGCGGTCTATGGCTTCGCCGGGCACAATGCCATGCAGACGCTGGGCCTGCTTCTGACGCGAGCGATGGAGGAGTCGGGGCTTGGTCCGCTAGGGTTTTCCTCGACCGACTACGCGCTGCTGATCTGGTCGCTGGACCCGGTGAGAGACCTTGCGCCGCTCTTGGACCGTGACAAGCTGCGGGCGGGCCTGGGGGACTGGCTCGCGGGCAATGCGGTGATGAAGCGGACCTTCAAGAACGTCGCCATCATATCTGGCCTGATCCAGCGCAACATGCCGGGCGGGCGGCGGTCGGGCAAGCAGGCGACCTTCTCGACCGACATCCTTTACGACACCCTGCGCCGGCACGACCCCGACCACCTGTTGCTGCGGATCACGGCAGCCGAGGCCGGTCGCGGCCTGGTCGATTTCGGCCGTATTGAGGAGATGCTGGACCGCTCGCCCGTCCTTGACCACCGGCAACTGGACCGCGTATCCCCGCTGGCCGCGCCCCTGATGCTGGAAATGGGGCGCGTCAGGATCGAGGGGCAGGGTCGGATGCGGCTGGCCGAGCAGGAGGCAGAGGCTTTGATGCAGGCGGCAGGATTGCAGTTTACCGACGATCCGGCGGGCTTCGACACGCCGGCCGAGCCGCCGCATCGCTCGCGCCGGGCGCGATGA
- a CDS encoding cisplatin damage response ATP-dependent DNA ligase, translated as MKAFAALLERLAFTPARNAKLQILQHYLERTPDPNRGYAFAALTGNLKLRAVTPGLLRGLAVDRFDELLFALSYDFVGDLAETIALIWEGEPQGDLSITEAVHLLETTGKAGLPAAIAGVLDRLGPSERLAFLKLATGNLRIGLSARLARTALAQMGAPTLGEIEEVWHGLKPPYPEVFAWVEGGPRPDRAALAPFRPVMLSTPTDLDELRALDPADHVAEWKWDGIRVQAVSEGGVSRLYSRTGEDISGAFPDLIAEMTWEGAVDGELLVRNEGGVATFNDLQQRLNRKTVSRAMLQSHPAGLRVYDLLIWNGEDQRARPLTDRRAVLETADFRSDRIDISPLLPFGTWDDLAALRADPPDPVIEGVMIKRRDAPYTGGRPRGPWFKWKRDPRVVDAVLIYAQRGHGKRSGYYSDFTFGLWDGDTLVPVGKAYFGFTDEELRELDRFVRNNTTERFGPVRAVAPKLVVEVAFEGVNRSARHRSGVALRFPRISHIRWDKPAVEADRLDTLEAMIDAPNVFDAEAARAGVRHGRTKRRNGASDLPEEAGASRPLNGVETPSTPAGYLDEEE; from the coding sequence ATGAAGGCCTTCGCCGCCCTGCTGGAACGGCTGGCCTTCACGCCCGCGCGCAATGCCAAGCTGCAGATCCTGCAGCACTACCTGGAACGCACGCCCGACCCCAACCGCGGCTATGCCTTTGCCGCTCTGACGGGCAATCTCAAGCTGCGCGCCGTCACACCCGGCCTGCTGCGCGGCCTCGCGGTCGATCGCTTCGACGAGCTGCTCTTCGCCCTGTCCTACGACTTCGTCGGCGACCTCGCCGAAACCATCGCGCTGATCTGGGAAGGCGAGCCGCAGGGTGACCTGTCCATCACCGAAGCCGTTCACCTGCTGGAAACCACCGGCAAGGCCGGGCTGCCCGCCGCCATCGCCGGCGTTCTGGACCGGCTCGGCCCCTCCGAGCGGCTGGCCTTCCTCAAGCTCGCCACCGGCAACCTGCGGATCGGCCTGTCGGCGCGGCTGGCGCGCACGGCGCTGGCGCAGATGGGGGCGCCCACGCTGGGCGAGATCGAGGAGGTCTGGCACGGCCTCAAGCCCCCCTATCCCGAGGTCTTCGCCTGGGTCGAGGGCGGCCCGCGCCCTGACCGCGCGGCGCTGGCGCCCTTCCGGCCGGTGATGCTCTCGACCCCCACGGACTTGGACGAACTCCGCGCGCTCGACCCTGCCGACCATGTCGCGGAATGGAAATGGGACGGCATCCGCGTGCAGGCTGTCAGCGAGGGCGGGGTCAGCCGCCTTTATTCCCGGACCGGAGAGGACATTTCCGGCGCCTTCCCCGACCTGATCGCCGAGATGACCTGGGAAGGCGCGGTCGATGGCGAGCTTCTGGTCCGCAACGAGGGCGGGGTCGCCACATTCAACGACCTCCAGCAGCGGCTGAACCGCAAGACGGTCAGCCGCGCCATGCTGCAAAGCCACCCGGCGGGCCTGCGCGTCTATGACCTGCTGATCTGGAACGGCGAGGACCAGCGCGCCCGCCCCCTGACGGACCGCCGCGCCGTGCTTGAGACGGCGGATTTCCGGTCCGACCGCATCGACATCTCGCCGCTTCTGCCGTTCGGGACATGGGACGACCTCGCCGCCCTGCGCGCCGATCCGCCCGACCCGGTGATCGAGGGGGTGATGATCAAGCGCCGCGACGCGCCTTACACCGGCGGCCGTCCCCGTGGTCCCTGGTTCAAGTGGAAGCGCGACCCCCGCGTGGTGGACGCGGTGCTGATCTATGCCCAGCGCGGGCACGGCAAACGCTCGGGCTATTATTCGGACTTCACCTTCGGCCTCTGGGATGGCGACACGCTGGTCCCGGTCGGCAAGGCCTATTTCGGCTTCACTGATGAGGAGCTGCGCGAACTTGACCGCTTCGTCCGCAACAACACGACGGAACGCTTCGGCCCCGTCCGCGCCGTCGCCCCGAAGCTGGTGGTCGAGGTCGCCTTCGAGGGCGTCAACCGATCCGCCCGCCACCGTTCCGGCGTGGCCCTGCGCTTCCCGCGCATCAGCCACATTCGCTGGGACAAGCCGGCGGTCGAGGCGGACCGGCTGGACACGCTGGAAGCGATGATCGACGCGCCCAATGTCTTCGACGCCGAGGCAGCTCGGGCCGGCGTGCGCCACGGGCGGACGAAGCGGCGTAACGGGGCGAGCGATCTGCCCGAAGAAGCGGGGGCTTCGCGCCCCCTGAATGGCGTCGAGACGCCATCCACCCCCGCGGGATATTTGGACGAAGAAGAATGA
- a CDS encoding ligase-associated DNA damage response exonuclease, with the protein MRADDFLHPTDAGLYCPSGDFFIDPLRPVPRALITHGHGDHARSGHGAVMATRETLEIMAIRYGEDFTASRQVADGPTQVGSVEVSFHPAGHILGSAQIRLACQGGPVITVSGDYCRTPNPVCAPWEPVPCDIFVTEATFGLPVFKHPDPAAETQKLLASMAEFPDRPHLVGAYALGKAQRVIALLRQAGYDAPIHLHGSAQRLSDYHVAEGIPLGDLRPATTPKQIEGQVVIAPPSAFASPWVQRFRDPVICFASGWMAVRARARQRGVELPLVISDHVDWPQLTQTLTELRPSEVWVTHGAEEALVRWCELNQLRARPLRLVGYEDEEE; encoded by the coding sequence ATGCGCGCCGACGATTTCCTTCATCCCACCGATGCCGGGCTTTACTGCCCTTCGGGTGATTTTTTCATTGACCCACTGCGACCCGTGCCCCGCGCCCTCATCACCCACGGCCACGGCGACCACGCCCGGTCCGGCCACGGCGCGGTCATGGCCACGCGCGAGACGCTGGAGATCATGGCGATCCGCTATGGCGAGGATTTCACTGCCTCCCGGCAGGTGGCCGACGGGCCAACGCAAGTGGGCAGCGTTGAGGTCAGCTTCCACCCCGCGGGCCACATCCTCGGCTCGGCCCAGATCCGGCTGGCCTGTCAGGGCGGGCCAGTCATCACCGTTTCCGGCGACTACTGCCGCACCCCCAACCCCGTCTGCGCCCCGTGGGAACCTGTCCCCTGCGACATCTTCGTGACCGAGGCGACCTTCGGCCTGCCGGTCTTCAAGCATCCCGACCCGGCGGCGGAAACGCAGAAGCTGCTCGCCAGCATGGCCGAGTTCCCCGACCGCCCGCATCTGGTCGGCGCCTATGCCTTGGGCAAGGCGCAGCGGGTGATCGCCCTGCTACGGCAGGCGGGCTACGACGCGCCGATCCACCTGCACGGCAGCGCCCAGCGGCTGAGCGACTACCATGTGGCCGAGGGCATCCCGCTGGGCGACTTGCGCCCCGCCACCACGCCGAAACAGATCGAGGGGCAGGTGGTCATCGCCCCCCCCTCGGCTTTCGCCTCGCCTTGGGTCCAGCGCTTCCGCGATCCGGTGATCTGCTTCGCCTCCGGCTGGATGGCCGTCCGCGCCCGTGCCCGGCAAAGGGGCGTGGAACTGCCGCTGGTCATCAGCGACCACGTGGACTGGCCACAACTGACGCAGACGCTCACTGAACTGCGCCCCTCGGAAGTCTGGGTCACCCATGGCGCCGAGGAAGCGCTGGTCCGCTGGTGCGAGCTGAACCAGCTTCGCGCCCGCCCCCTGCGGCTGGTCGGCTACGAGGACGAGGAAGAATGA
- a CDS encoding DMT family transporter, producing MDLKSALMGLSFAAIWASAFTSTRIAVIEMPPLLALVIRFSASAVIAIGLAYAMGQSMRLSRAEWRTVVVFGLCQNALYLGLNWVGMQWVEASAASIIASMMPLLVAFAGWAFLRQPLRPQAVAGLVIGVVGVVIIMSVRISQGMNLLGLALCLAAVVALTVATLAVRGAGGGPNVMMIVGLQMAVGAVALVLPAAALEWGRSFEWSGRLIGALAYSVLVPGILATFIWFRLVTRIGAVRAAAFHFLSPPLGVATAALWLGESFGWSDVIGSIIVAIGILMVQLARVAPTPAVPGLAAEPRNA from the coding sequence ATGGACCTGAAATCCGCCCTCATGGGCCTGAGCTTCGCGGCGATCTGGGCCTCGGCCTTCACCTCGACGCGGATCGCGGTGATCGAAATGCCGCCGCTGCTGGCGCTGGTGATCCGATTCAGTGCCTCTGCCGTCATCGCCATCGGGCTGGCCTATGCGATGGGCCAGTCGATGCGGCTGTCGCGGGCCGAGTGGCGCACGGTGGTCGTCTTCGGCCTCTGCCAGAACGCGCTCTACCTTGGCCTCAACTGGGTCGGGATGCAGTGGGTCGAGGCGTCGGCCGCCTCGATCATCGCCTCGATGATGCCGCTGCTGGTGGCCTTCGCGGGCTGGGCCTTCCTGCGCCAGCCGCTGCGGCCGCAGGCGGTGGCGGGACTGGTGATCGGCGTTGTCGGAGTCGTCATCATCATGAGCGTGCGGATCTCGCAGGGGATGAACCTTCTCGGCCTCGCTCTGTGCCTTGCCGCCGTGGTGGCGCTGACCGTCGCCACGCTGGCGGTGCGCGGCGCGGGCGGGGGGCCGAACGTGATGATGATCGTGGGCCTGCAGATGGCGGTGGGTGCGGTGGCGCTGGTCCTGCCCGCGGCGGCGCTCGAATGGGGCCGGTCTTTCGAATGGAGCGGGCGGCTGATCGGCGCGCTGGCCTATTCGGTCCTCGTGCCCGGCATCCTTGCGACTTTTATCTGGTTCCGGCTGGTCACGCGCATCGGCGCGGTCAGGGCGGCGGCCTTCCATTTCCTGTCCCCGCCCTTGGGCGTCGCTACCGCCGCGCTGTGGCTGGGCGAAAGCTTCGGCTGGTCGGACGTGATCGGGTCCATCATCGTCGCCATCGGCATCCTGATGGTGCAGCTTGCCCGTGTCGCCCCCACGCCTGCCGTGCCGGGCCTCGCGGCGGAACCACGGAACGCATGA